In Persicimonas caeni, a single window of DNA contains:
- the epmA gene encoding EF-P lysine aminoacylase EpmA — translation MADSNTPRTPSLASERSLSAARSLSLEEAMRLRARANRQIRAFFDARDFLEVETPNWVAAPGTDVHLDPVRAVYEDRHGDLSVSGYLHTSPEFAMKRLLVEGLERIWQMCKVWRNGEVTPLHNPEFTLLEWYRAGEPVEAIIDDVEALTRELLGDEAMVVTDDEERRVDLSAPFERMTMQQVVEGACGFDLLEALDFDALYAACEANDLLSPRSLARAGTHRQWDELFFELQVTYIDPFLADRGAVFVTDWPTPLAVLARKKPADPRVAERFELYVGGVELANGFGELTDPVEQHARFEHDLETRRERGLPDMPMPERFLAALERGMPASSGVAVGVDRLLMLACGAADIREVVPFAMRRDAESGDVEWG, via the coding sequence ATGGCCGATTCCAACACCCCTCGGACGCCCTCACTCGCCAGCGAACGCAGCTTGTCAGCCGCACGCAGCTTGTCGCTCGAAGAGGCGATGCGCCTGCGCGCCCGGGCCAACCGCCAGATCCGCGCCTTCTTCGACGCGCGCGACTTTCTGGAGGTCGAGACCCCCAACTGGGTCGCCGCCCCGGGCACCGACGTCCACCTCGACCCGGTGCGCGCGGTGTACGAAGACCGCCACGGCGACCTGTCGGTCTCCGGCTACCTGCACACCTCCCCCGAGTTCGCGATGAAGCGCCTGCTCGTCGAGGGGCTCGAGCGCATCTGGCAGATGTGCAAGGTGTGGCGAAACGGCGAGGTCACCCCGCTGCATAACCCCGAGTTCACGCTGCTCGAGTGGTACCGCGCCGGCGAGCCGGTCGAGGCGATCATCGACGACGTCGAGGCGCTCACACGCGAATTGCTCGGCGACGAGGCGATGGTGGTCACCGACGACGAGGAGCGTCGCGTCGACCTGAGCGCTCCGTTCGAGCGCATGACCATGCAACAGGTCGTCGAGGGGGCGTGCGGCTTCGACCTGCTCGAGGCCCTCGACTTCGACGCGCTGTACGCCGCGTGCGAGGCGAACGACCTGCTCTCGCCCCGCTCACTCGCCCGCGCCGGCACGCATAGGCAATGGGACGAACTCTTCTTCGAACTGCAGGTCACCTACATCGACCCCTTCTTGGCCGACCGCGGCGCCGTCTTCGTGACCGACTGGCCCACCCCGCTGGCCGTGCTCGCCCGCAAAAAGCCCGCCGACCCACGCGTCGCCGAGCGCTTCGAGCTGTACGTCGGCGGGGTCGAGCTCGCCAACGGCTTCGGCGAGCTGACCGACCCGGTCGAGCAACACGCGCGCTTCGAGCACGACCTCGAGACCCGCCGCGAGCGCGGCCTGCCCGACATGCCCATGCCCGAGCGATTTCTAGCGGCCCTCGAGCGCGGCATGCCCGCCTCGAGCGGGGTCGCCGTCGGCGTCGACCGCCTGTTGATGCTCGCCTGCGGCGCCGCCGACATTCGCGAGGTGGTGCCCTTCGCGATGCGCCGCGACGCCGAGTCGGGCGACGTCGAGTGGGGCTGA
- a CDS encoding helix-turn-helix transcriptional regulator, whose protein sequence is MSRDLIHIVETAYCIERDAQQWYDALCESLVGLAPGDFGVMVYGYDASRPDEGVDTVGWAAAQVTDEFVEATLALNRDSAPQQVRQFYHAGILCGTVSEFYERPADAPPYGEHVQPHGYPDTFGLSASGPTGVGVAVNSPFREISTITKATRQRWFRIGAHLQAAFRLRRALTRNPVDPEAVLEPGAGVIHAEPAASSPNARQTLREAAKRIEAARTGSTRQNDDEALSLWQGLIDGRWSLVDRFDSDGRRYLVAYANPHEVSDPRALTLRERQVAGLVGAGESNKAVGYRLGLSAGAVATLLRRALDKLGLDSRAELIWLHATLTTRNE, encoded by the coding sequence ATGTCACGAGACCTGATCCATATCGTCGAAACCGCCTATTGCATCGAGCGCGACGCCCAGCAGTGGTACGACGCCCTGTGTGAGTCGCTGGTGGGCCTGGCGCCGGGGGATTTCGGCGTGATGGTCTACGGCTACGATGCCAGTCGTCCCGACGAAGGGGTCGACACCGTCGGCTGGGCGGCCGCGCAAGTCACCGACGAGTTCGTCGAGGCGACGCTGGCGCTCAATCGCGACAGCGCCCCCCAACAGGTCCGCCAGTTCTACCACGCGGGCATCCTCTGCGGGACCGTCAGCGAGTTTTACGAGCGCCCCGCCGATGCCCCGCCCTACGGCGAGCATGTCCAGCCGCACGGCTACCCCGACACGTTCGGGCTGAGCGCCTCCGGCCCCACCGGCGTGGGCGTGGCGGTCAACTCGCCGTTTCGCGAGATCTCGACCATCACAAAGGCCACCCGGCAGCGCTGGTTTCGCATCGGCGCACACCTGCAGGCCGCCTTTCGGCTGCGGCGCGCGCTGACGCGCAACCCGGTCGACCCCGAGGCCGTGCTCGAGCCGGGCGCCGGAGTGATCCACGCCGAGCCTGCGGCCAGCTCGCCGAACGCGCGCCAAACACTGCGCGAAGCGGCCAAGCGCATCGAAGCGGCGCGCACCGGCTCCACTCGCCAGAATGACGACGAGGCGCTGTCGCTGTGGCAGGGGCTCATCGACGGGCGATGGTCGCTGGTCGACCGATTCGACAGCGACGGGCGCCGCTACCTAGTCGCCTACGCCAACCCGCACGAGGTCAGCGACCCGCGCGCCCTGACCCTGCGCGAGCGCCAGGTGGCCGGCCTGGTCGGCGCCGGGGAGAGCAACAAGGCCGTCGGCTATCGGCTGGGGCTGTCGGCCGGGGCGGTGGCCACGTTGCTCCGACGCGCGCTCGACAAGCTGGGGCTCGACTCGCGCGCCGAGCTCATCTGGCTGCACGCCACACTCACCACAAGAAACGAATGA
- a CDS encoding AMP-dependent synthetase/ligase, translated as MPAFETLVDLFEQTIEKYPNNRLFGEKKDGRYQWTSYQKFGQKVDACRGALAARGIGKGDTVAVISDNRLEWAVAAYATYGLGAKYCPMYEAQMPKDWKYILDDSDAKLVFVADQDIYEKVQDLKDDIETLEHIIFYDGATDHQDYFGNILEDGRHNATPSTHPTKDDIATFIYTSGTTGNPKGVKLSHWNICSNIQAIGDIFPLDSDETSLSFLPWAHSFGQTVELHLLFSRGAALGLVEDVSTIVENLSEVRPTILMSVPRIFNRIYDGVQKKMDAEGGFKKKMFYAAIDNANKKREEKEAGGVGFMTGMKDKIFDKLVFSKVRDRFGGRLKYAISGGAALSPEVARFIDNLNIQVYEGYGLTETSPIVSANIPGAQKIGSVGKPIPGVEVFTRPVEGYPEGTGEVCVKGPNVMQGYHNLPDKTAEVLEEDGTFHTGDLGRVDEQGFLWILGRVKEQYKLENGKYVVPGPIEEQLKLSGYINQIMIEGTNKPYNVALIVVDEEALTQWCEENGVPREEALDHPKVRELYATELKRFGNTLKGYEHPRAFALIDEEFSTENDMLTPTLKLKRRIVMKNYGERIEGLYKEAAAE; from the coding sequence ATGCCTGCATTCGAAACCCTCGTCGACCTGTTCGAGCAAACCATCGAGAAGTACCCGAACAACCGCCTGTTCGGCGAAAAGAAAGATGGCCGCTACCAATGGACGTCGTACCAGAAATTCGGCCAGAAGGTCGATGCCTGTCGCGGCGCGCTCGCCGCGCGCGGTATCGGCAAGGGTGACACGGTGGCGGTCATCTCGGACAACCGTCTGGAGTGGGCCGTGGCCGCGTACGCGACCTACGGACTCGGCGCCAAGTACTGCCCGATGTACGAAGCGCAGATGCCCAAGGACTGGAAGTACATCCTCGACGACAGCGACGCCAAGCTGGTGTTCGTGGCCGACCAGGACATCTACGAGAAGGTCCAGGACCTCAAAGACGACATCGAGACCCTCGAGCACATCATCTTTTATGACGGGGCGACCGACCACCAGGACTACTTCGGCAATATCCTCGAGGACGGCCGCCACAACGCCACGCCCTCGACGCACCCGACCAAAGACGACATCGCCACGTTCATCTACACCTCGGGCACCACGGGCAACCCCAAGGGCGTGAAGCTGAGCCACTGGAATATCTGCTCGAATATCCAGGCCATCGGCGACATCTTCCCGCTCGACTCCGACGAGACGAGCCTGTCGTTCTTGCCGTGGGCGCACAGCTTCGGCCAGACCGTCGAGCTGCACCTTCTGTTCTCGCGCGGCGCCGCCCTGGGCCTGGTCGAGGACGTGTCGACCATCGTCGAGAACCTCTCGGAGGTGCGCCCGACCATCCTGATGAGCGTGCCGCGTATCTTCAACCGCATCTACGACGGCGTCCAAAAGAAGATGGACGCCGAGGGCGGCTTCAAAAAGAAGATGTTCTATGCGGCGATCGACAACGCCAACAAGAAGCGCGAGGAAAAAGAGGCGGGCGGCGTCGGCTTCATGACCGGCATGAAGGACAAGATCTTCGACAAGCTCGTCTTCAGCAAAGTGCGCGACCGCTTCGGCGGCCGGCTCAAGTACGCCATCAGCGGCGGCGCGGCGCTCAGCCCCGAGGTCGCCCGCTTCATCGACAACCTCAACATCCAGGTCTACGAGGGCTACGGTCTCACCGAGACCTCGCCCATCGTCTCGGCGAATATCCCCGGCGCCCAGAAGATCGGCAGCGTCGGCAAGCCCATCCCCGGCGTCGAGGTGTTCACCCGCCCGGTCGAGGGCTACCCCGAGGGCACCGGCGAGGTGTGCGTGAAGGGCCCGAACGTCATGCAGGGCTACCACAACCTGCCCGACAAGACCGCCGAAGTGCTCGAAGAAGACGGCACCTTCCACACCGGCGACCTGGGCCGCGTCGACGAGCAGGGTTTCCTGTGGATTCTGGGCCGCGTCAAAGAGCAGTACAAGCTCGAGAACGGCAAGTACGTCGTGCCCGGACCCATCGAAGAGCAGCTCAAGCTGAGCGGCTACATCAACCAGATCATGATCGAGGGCACCAACAAGCCGTACAACGTGGCGCTCATCGTCGTCGACGAAGAGGCGCTGACTCAGTGGTGCGAAGAGAACGGCGTGCCGCGCGAAGAGGCGCTCGACCACCCGAAGGTGCGCGAGCTGTACGCGACCGAGCTCAAGCGCTTCGGCAATACGCTCAAGGGCTACGAGCACCCGCGCGCGTTCGCGCTCATCGACGAGGAGTTCTCCACGGAGAACGACATGCTCACGCCGACGCTCAAGCTCAAGCGTCGCATCGTGATGAAGAATTACGGTGAGAGGATCGAGGGGTTGTATAAAGAGGCTGCGGCGGAGTGA
- a CDS encoding patatin-like phospholipase family protein: protein MEQRTHRHRSHAPRLPAGVALLALAACLHVPFDAPAQEPADQEREQTRRELGLTISGGASLGAYEAGINWALIKYLRSAQARGDAIAYDLTTVTGASAGAVNTLLTTVNWCKDFSQEHRGQPDGQCVSDEQVICNDIDDNIFRNTWMAVGFDADPSLLPRSADGYLDDDGLFTRRAFGRSLEVLDRELGESNFRPECSLDNLGITVTRDVPGKLTKGGLQTYNQRFVVPWRVDVDDGGELRFAYQPIHDGEHPIHNILQLASVLDPSTGQRHVPRRIVFDAVETSSAFPIAFARKQLYYCALECSPQHGLVGSQVVVDGEVLSCPDIEGQPAQICWGDFIDGGVFDNVPLGLAAAMAETRRAARHTPQAPMTYLYMDPDQRRMHGADPTKTRRAIRGPGYSPRGLSFYAEWLEGAIDSARSSELYHTLLDHLWNEGAAALAGRVAQTLTRTSRVYARAAELGVADKLTASELSAADRQALAKLGVRRPDAFAQQQLSLLADNPQPSASDAPTQASRKKQAFALLEAFDEKVELDAADYAATHPCHAVALAQQADDERPVAPAGFAIDDSLHIAAFTGCLLADRHRLADAFFGADGHAAAEGLAQLFGFLAVDYAEAEHRGAPSTQPLRAMILDAIVEAASLAFVRAPSLAPAMRHEARQMAAHAALARRLQSSVERGRRLVLSTRLSPVVGDYFSAFGAFLDKGFRHYDYLVGVYDALHSIASYQCQRQSYYAPHPVSRVGRVPTQTHLNLWSEVTQRCVVERMNAAADALGVDEVADAHFIVASLARQEAQVALGVDGAKRVWADLRRALDKDDATVDNVLFVEQIPPGSPNLQALLEVMMGTRAPCQNHPANETCPTEVDPDAFFERLADAGFTPSPNGVVAMILDKAPGWYFDPVRQITRRMRAIEASDKFAPGVALFDGAQTGVNMAQKVDRVEAEFGRPVDDGLHWLAPYSAAEPAFWTQTLLPNELRLNVATQRERSARVGFEVQWRFAELGFADSGQALGGLSPHYSWNRRRHEVGMELLDYSVRVASDAGIHGARLGVHASYLWDDPAGDWLAVGPRLVVHTRFVDFAVRYNHAWSAVTDPDGRSEVLIGLGFTGLDQLAGAGVYLAPEATRAYDILEQAL, encoded by the coding sequence ATGGAACAACGGACACACCGACACAGATCGCACGCGCCGCGCCTGCCGGCCGGCGTCGCCCTGCTAGCCCTGGCGGCCTGCCTGCACGTGCCGTTCGACGCGCCGGCTCAGGAGCCCGCCGACCAGGAGCGGGAGCAGACCCGCCGAGAGCTCGGGCTGACCATCAGCGGCGGCGCCAGCCTGGGCGCCTACGAGGCGGGCATCAACTGGGCGCTCATCAAATACCTGCGCTCGGCGCAGGCCCGCGGCGACGCCATCGCCTACGACCTGACCACCGTCACCGGCGCGTCGGCCGGGGCGGTGAACACCCTGCTGACCACCGTCAACTGGTGCAAGGATTTCAGCCAGGAGCACCGCGGCCAGCCCGACGGCCAGTGCGTCTCCGACGAGCAGGTCATCTGCAATGACATCGACGACAATATCTTCCGCAACACGTGGATGGCCGTGGGCTTCGACGCCGACCCCTCCCTGCTGCCGCGTTCGGCCGACGGCTACCTCGACGACGACGGGCTGTTCACCCGGCGCGCCTTCGGACGCAGCCTCGAGGTGCTCGACCGTGAGCTCGGCGAGTCGAATTTTCGACCGGAGTGCTCGCTCGATAACCTCGGGATCACGGTGACCCGGGACGTGCCCGGCAAGCTGACCAAGGGCGGCCTGCAGACCTACAACCAACGCTTTGTGGTGCCGTGGCGCGTCGACGTCGACGACGGCGGCGAGCTTCGGTTCGCCTACCAGCCCATCCACGACGGCGAGCACCCGATCCACAACATCTTGCAGTTGGCGTCGGTGCTCGACCCCTCGACCGGCCAACGCCACGTGCCGCGCCGCATCGTCTTCGACGCGGTGGAGACCTCCAGCGCCTTTCCGATCGCCTTTGCGCGCAAGCAACTCTACTACTGCGCGCTCGAGTGCTCACCGCAGCACGGGCTGGTCGGCTCCCAGGTTGTCGTCGACGGGGAGGTGTTGTCGTGCCCGGACATCGAGGGGCAGCCGGCCCAGATCTGCTGGGGCGACTTTATCGACGGCGGGGTCTTCGACAACGTGCCCCTGGGGCTGGCGGCGGCGATGGCCGAAACGCGCCGGGCGGCGCGACACACCCCGCAGGCGCCGATGACCTACCTGTATATGGACCCCGACCAACGCCGGATGCACGGCGCCGACCCCACCAAGACGCGGCGGGCGATCCGGGGTCCGGGCTACTCGCCGCGTGGGCTGTCGTTTTACGCCGAGTGGCTCGAGGGGGCGATCGACTCGGCGCGTAGCTCCGAGCTGTACCACACGTTGCTCGACCACCTGTGGAACGAGGGCGCCGCCGCGCTGGCGGGCCGGGTGGCCCAGACCCTCACGCGCACCTCCCGGGTCTACGCGCGCGCCGCCGAGCTCGGCGTCGCCGACAAACTGACCGCCTCCGAGCTGTCGGCGGCCGACCGCCAGGCCCTCGCCAAGCTCGGGGTGCGCCGCCCCGACGCGTTCGCCCAGCAGCAGTTGAGCCTGTTGGCCGACAACCCCCAGCCGTCCGCGAGCGACGCGCCCACCCAGGCGTCGCGCAAAAAGCAGGCCTTCGCGCTCCTCGAGGCGTTCGACGAGAAGGTCGAACTCGACGCGGCCGACTACGCGGCCACCCACCCCTGCCATGCGGTCGCCCTGGCCCAGCAGGCCGACGACGAGCGCCCGGTCGCTCCCGCCGGCTTCGCCATCGACGATTCCCTGCACATCGCTGCCTTCACAGGGTGCCTGCTGGCCGACCGACACCGGCTCGCCGACGCCTTCTTCGGCGCCGACGGCCACGCCGCGGCCGAGGGGCTGGCTCAACTCTTCGGGTTTCTGGCGGTCGACTACGCCGAGGCCGAGCATCGCGGGGCGCCGAGCACCCAACCGCTGCGCGCGATGATCCTCGACGCGATCGTCGAGGCGGCCTCGCTCGCCTTTGTACGAGCCCCCTCGTTGGCCCCGGCGATGCGTCACGAAGCGCGCCAGATGGCTGCACACGCCGCGTTGGCTCGGCGCCTGCAGTCCTCGGTGGAGAGGGGGCGGCGCCTCGTGCTCTCCACGCGCTTGTCGCCGGTCGTGGGCGACTACTTCTCGGCGTTCGGCGCCTTTTTGGACAAGGGCTTTCGCCACTACGACTACCTGGTCGGGGTCTATGACGCGTTGCACTCCATCGCGTCCTATCAGTGCCAGCGCCAGAGCTACTACGCGCCCCACCCGGTGAGCCGCGTCGGTCGGGTGCCCACGCAGACCCACCTGAACCTGTGGAGCGAGGTGACCCAACGGTGTGTGGTCGAGCGGATGAACGCCGCCGCCGACGCCCTCGGGGTCGACGAGGTGGCCGACGCACACTTTATCGTGGCCTCTCTGGCCAGACAGGAGGCCCAGGTCGCCCTGGGCGTCGACGGGGCGAAACGGGTGTGGGCCGACTTGCGCCGCGCGCTCGACAAGGACGACGCCACGGTCGACAACGTGCTCTTCGTCGAGCAGATCCCCCCCGGCAGCCCGAACCTGCAGGCCCTCCTGGAGGTGATGATGGGCACGCGCGCTCCCTGCCAGAACCACCCGGCCAACGAGACCTGCCCGACCGAAGTCGACCCGGACGCGTTCTTCGAGCGACTCGCCGACGCCGGGTTTACGCCAAGCCCCAACGGGGTGGTGGCGATGATCCTCGACAAGGCGCCGGGCTGGTACTTCGACCCGGTGCGCCAGATCACCCGCCGCATGCGCGCCATCGAGGCCAGCGACAAGTTCGCGCCCGGCGTCGCCCTGTTCGACGGCGCGCAGACGGGGGTCAACATGGCCCAGAAGGTCGACCGGGTCGAAGCCGAATTCGGCCGCCCGGTCGACGACGGGCTGCACTGGCTGGCGCCGTACTCGGCCGCCGAGCCTGCCTTCTGGACCCAGACGCTGCTGCCCAACGAGCTTCGGTTGAACGTGGCCACCCAACGTGAGCGCAGCGCCCGCGTCGGCTTCGAGGTCCAGTGGCGCTTCGCCGAGTTGGGGTTTGCCGACAGTGGCCAGGCGCTGGGCGGGCTGTCGCCGCACTACAGTTGGAACCGACGCCGCCACGAGGTGGGCATGGAGCTGCTCGACTACTCGGTACGCGTCGCCAGCGACGCCGGCATCCACGGGGCTCGCCTGGGCGTGCACGCCAGCTACCTGTGGGACGACCCCGCCGGTGACTGGCTGGCAGTAGGGCCGAGGCTTGTTGTCCACACCCGCTTCGTCGACTTCGCGGTGCGCTACAACCATGCGTGGAGCGCGGTCACCGACCCCGACGGGCGCTCGGAAGTGCTCATCGGCCTCGGGTTCACCGGCCTCGACCAACTGGCCGGCGCCGGCGTCTACCTCGCCCCGGAGGCCACCCGGGCCTACGACATCCTCGAGCAGGCCCTGTGA
- a CDS encoding helix-turn-helix transcriptional regulator, giving the protein MSNESGTPEQLTNDGGQRDAVARGLAVLSVPLVPSKWPDALTDAEREVATFLIRGRTYTEIGRQRGTSRHTVSSQVSSMLSKLDVSSTSELIAALARYNRCHET; this is encoded by the coding sequence ATGTCGAACGAGTCGGGCACACCCGAGCAACTCACAAACGACGGAGGCCAACGCGACGCCGTTGCGCGCGGCCTCGCGGTCCTCAGCGTCCCGCTCGTGCCAAGCAAGTGGCCCGACGCGCTGACCGACGCCGAGCGCGAAGTCGCCACGTTCCTCATTCGAGGGCGCACCTACACCGAGATCGGCCGGCAGCGAGGCACCTCGCGCCACACCGTCAGCTCGCAGGTCTCCTCGATGCTCTCCAAACTCGACGTCAGCTCCACCTCGGAGTTGATCGCAGCCCTCGCCCGGTACAACCGATGTCACGAGACCTGA
- a CDS encoding PKD domain-containing protein, whose amino-acid sequence MQDAQRVLSRLVPVGALVAALAVGAVACDDDDDTNNTPAPADTGQDAAADVGVDTSVDATPDTTADTAPDTTAENQAPTAVIAAPTEIEATGTITFDGSGSTDPDGDALSYTWEVTSAPDLSLATLDDASAEMPTLLADAAGEVVIELTVSDGELEDTATATVTVTCPAPVEVSGDIDTDTTWPANGYGCTHYLVTGTVRVLEGLTIEPGVNVSFEQGTGMRHSRGATSPFVAEGTATHPILFTGTTESPGHWKGLLISSDLADNSLVDVIIEYGGSEAWWSDVRAGNLSVMDLTTGGTVASASIEHTTLRHSADAGLVTAEQGASFPVFNANVVTQNAVPVSINANQLQWLGAPGDNDFTGNTDDYIEIHDATTGNRVVDGQNWVDMGVPYHFTDNVHVLSAADLVVEPGVELLFAENTALYVGGTIEAVGTASEPVRFASILDQDGAWNGIRIESNSVVNVLEHVVVEDGGQSRIGAGVDEPANLTLFKNNGRDASITLRDSVFRDSAGVDITFQNESFTDYQLRDCSNVTFETPPVSCPFPAP is encoded by the coding sequence ATGCAAGATGCCCAGAGAGTATTGTCTCGGCTTGTGCCGGTCGGCGCGCTCGTAGCCGCCCTGGCGGTCGGTGCGGTGGCCTGCGACGATGACGACGACACCAACAACACGCCGGCTCCGGCCGACACGGGCCAAGACGCCGCGGCCGACGTGGGCGTGGACACAAGCGTCGACGCCACGCCGGACACTACAGCGGACACGGCCCCGGATACCACCGCCGAAAACCAGGCGCCCACCGCGGTTATCGCGGCGCCGACCGAGATCGAGGCGACCGGCACGATCACCTTCGACGGCTCCGGGTCGACCGACCCGGACGGCGACGCACTCAGCTACACCTGGGAGGTAACCTCGGCGCCGGATTTGAGCCTGGCGACGCTCGACGACGCCAGCGCCGAGATGCCCACGTTGCTCGCCGACGCGGCCGGAGAGGTCGTCATCGAGCTGACCGTCTCCGACGGCGAGTTGGAGGACACGGCCACGGCCACCGTGACGGTGACCTGTCCGGCGCCCGTCGAGGTCAGCGGCGACATCGACACCGACACGACCTGGCCCGCCAACGGCTACGGCTGCACCCACTACCTGGTCACCGGCACGGTGCGCGTGCTCGAAGGGCTGACCATCGAGCCGGGGGTCAACGTCTCCTTCGAGCAGGGGACGGGCATGCGCCACAGCCGCGGGGCGACGTCGCCCTTCGTGGCCGAGGGCACCGCAACCCACCCGATTCTCTTTACCGGCACGACCGAGAGCCCCGGCCACTGGAAGGGATTGCTCATCTCGAGCGACCTGGCCGACAACTCCCTCGTGGACGTCATCATCGAGTACGGCGGCTCGGAGGCCTGGTGGAGTGATGTGCGCGCTGGCAACCTGAGCGTGATGGACCTGACCACCGGCGGCACCGTCGCCTCGGCGTCCATCGAGCATACGACGCTGCGCCACAGCGCCGACGCCGGGCTGGTCACCGCCGAGCAGGGCGCGTCCTTTCCGGTCTTTAACGCCAACGTCGTGACCCAAAACGCGGTGCCGGTCTCCATCAACGCCAACCAGTTGCAGTGGCTCGGGGCGCCCGGAGACAACGACTTCACCGGCAACACCGACGACTATATCGAGATCCACGACGCCACCACGGGCAACCGGGTGGTCGACGGGCAGAACTGGGTCGATATGGGCGTGCCGTATCACTTCACGGACAACGTCCACGTCCTGTCGGCCGCCGACTTGGTCGTCGAGCCGGGCGTCGAGTTGCTCTTCGCTGAGAATACGGCGCTTTATGTCGGAGGGACCATCGAAGCGGTGGGCACCGCCAGCGAGCCGGTTCGTTTTGCCAGCATCCTCGACCAGGATGGCGCTTGGAACGGCATCCGGATCGAGAGCAATAGTGTAGTAAACGTCTTAGAGCATGTCGTAGTCGAAGACGGCGGCCAGAGTCGGATCGGCGCGGGCGTCGACGAGCCGGCGAACCTGACCCTGTTCAAAAATAACGGTCGAGACGCGTCGATTACGCTGCGCGACAGTGTCTTTCGCGACAGCGCCGGGGTCGACATCACCTTCCAGAACGAGAGCTTCACCGACTACCAGTTGCGTGATTGCTCGAATGTGACCTTCGAGACTCCGCCGGTCTCGTGTCCGTTCCCCGCGCCCTGA